From one Amia ocellicauda isolate fAmiCal2 chromosome 17, fAmiCal2.hap1, whole genome shotgun sequence genomic stretch:
- the zfand2a gene encoding AN1-type zinc finger protein 2A isoform X2, producing the protein MIAGGRAVVIVLTAAAAEQHHRPTPPSSAPGAGRTSSASSRSPFPAQLTSARLCGAMEFPDLGAHCSERTCKRLDFLPMKCDACQDIFCKDHITYVNHRCTSAYKKDVQVPVCPLCNTPIPVKRGEMPDIKVGEHIDRDCKSDPAQRKRKIFTNKCSKGGCKQKEMIKVTCDQCHLNYCLKHRHPLDHECKTEGGPLSKAGHAALMRTRGSGSSSGSSSSGAKGASRSVPNGLSGTRAQQSSSTRSAAAAAPAPPPAPRPVPQAASLQAGLSEEQALQRALEMSLAESARSTQEALSPQEQEDLALAQALAASEEEFQRQQQLRQVSRTITSP; encoded by the exons ATGATCGCTGGCGGACGGGCTGTTGTTATTGTGCTGACAGCCGCGGCCGCGGAACAACACCACCGTCCCACACCACCGTCCTCCGCACCGGGAGCCGGGAGAACAAGCTCCGCGTCGTCCAGAAGCCCCTTTCCG gcccagctgacctccgCTCGTCTCTGCGGCGCCATGGAGTTCCCGGACCTGGGCGCGCATTGCTCCGAGAGGACCTGCAAGCGCCTGG ATTTCCTTCCCATGAAGTGCGATGCCTGCCAGGATATCTTCTGTAAGGACCACATCACTTATGTAAACCACAGGTGCACTTCAGCGTACAAAAAG GATGTCCAGGTCCCGGTCTGCCCCCTGTGCAACACCCCGATCCCAGTGAAGAGAGGAGAGATGCCGGATATTAAAGTGGGGGAGCACATCGACCGAGACTGTAAATCAGACCCAGctcagaggaagaggaag atttttacaAACAAGTGCTCGAAGGGAGGCTGCAAACAGAAAGAGATGATCAAGGTCACGTGTGACCAGTGCCACCTGAACTACTGTCTCAAGCACAGACACCCTCTGGACCACGAGTGCAAGACTGAGGGCGGCCCCCTCTCCAAGGCTGG ACACGCTGCCCTGATGAGAACCCGTGGGAGCGGCTCCAGCTCTGGTTCCAGCTCCTCGGGTGCCAAAGGCGCATCCAGGTCCGTCCCCAATGGGCTGAGCGGCACGAGAGCCCAGCAGAGCAG CTCTACCCGCAGCGCAGCCGCCGCGGCCCCCGCACCCCCTCCAGCCCCCCGGCCGGTCCCACAGGCGGCGTCTCTGCAGGCGGGTCTG AGCGAGGAGCAGGCCCTGCAGAGAGCCCTGGAGATGTCCCTGGCCGAGTCGGCGAGAAGCACACAGGAAGCGCTGAG TCCGCAGGAGCAGGAGGACCTGGCCTTGGCTCAGGCTCTGGCCGCCAGTGAGGAGGAGTTCCAGCGTCAGCAGCAGCTCAGACAGGTATCCAGAACCATTACCAGTCCGTAG
- the zfand2a gene encoding AN1-type zinc finger protein 2A isoform X1, whose protein sequence is MIAGGRAVVIVLTAAAAEQHHRPTPPSSAPGAGRTSSASSRSPFPAQLTSARLCGAMEFPDLGAHCSERTCKRLDFLPMKCDACQDIFCKDHITYVNHRCTSAYKKDVQVPVCPLCNTPIPVKRGEMPDIKVGEHIDRDCKSDPAQRKRKIFTNKCSKGGCKQKEMIKVTCDQCHLNYCLKHRHPLDHECKTEGGPLSKAGHAALMRTRGSGSSSGSSSSGAKGASRSVPNGLSGTRAQQSSSTRSAAAAAPAPPPAPRPVPQAASLQAGLSEEQALQRALEMSLAESARSTQEALSPQEQEDLALAQALAASEEEFQRQQQLRQAREAKQSNCSLS, encoded by the exons ATGATCGCTGGCGGACGGGCTGTTGTTATTGTGCTGACAGCCGCGGCCGCGGAACAACACCACCGTCCCACACCACCGTCCTCCGCACCGGGAGCCGGGAGAACAAGCTCCGCGTCGTCCAGAAGCCCCTTTCCG gcccagctgacctccgCTCGTCTCTGCGGCGCCATGGAGTTCCCGGACCTGGGCGCGCATTGCTCCGAGAGGACCTGCAAGCGCCTGG ATTTCCTTCCCATGAAGTGCGATGCCTGCCAGGATATCTTCTGTAAGGACCACATCACTTATGTAAACCACAGGTGCACTTCAGCGTACAAAAAG GATGTCCAGGTCCCGGTCTGCCCCCTGTGCAACACCCCGATCCCAGTGAAGAGAGGAGAGATGCCGGATATTAAAGTGGGGGAGCACATCGACCGAGACTGTAAATCAGACCCAGctcagaggaagaggaag atttttacaAACAAGTGCTCGAAGGGAGGCTGCAAACAGAAAGAGATGATCAAGGTCACGTGTGACCAGTGCCACCTGAACTACTGTCTCAAGCACAGACACCCTCTGGACCACGAGTGCAAGACTGAGGGCGGCCCCCTCTCCAAGGCTGG ACACGCTGCCCTGATGAGAACCCGTGGGAGCGGCTCCAGCTCTGGTTCCAGCTCCTCGGGTGCCAAAGGCGCATCCAGGTCCGTCCCCAATGGGCTGAGCGGCACGAGAGCCCAGCAGAGCAG CTCTACCCGCAGCGCAGCCGCCGCGGCCCCCGCACCCCCTCCAGCCCCCCGGCCGGTCCCACAGGCGGCGTCTCTGCAGGCGGGTCTG AGCGAGGAGCAGGCCCTGCAGAGAGCCCTGGAGATGTCCCTGGCCGAGTCGGCGAGAAGCACACAGGAAGCGCTGAG TCCGCAGGAGCAGGAGGACCTGGCCTTGGCTCAGGCTCTGGCCGCCAGTGAGGAGGAGTTCCAGCGTCAGCAGCAGCTCAGACAG
- the zfand2a gene encoding AN1-type zinc finger protein 2A isoform X3 yields MEFPDLGAHCSERTCKRLDFLPMKCDACQDIFCKDHITYVNHRCTSAYKKDVQVPVCPLCNTPIPVKRGEMPDIKVGEHIDRDCKSDPAQRKRKIFTNKCSKGGCKQKEMIKVTCDQCHLNYCLKHRHPLDHECKTEGGPLSKAGHAALMRTRGSGSSSGSSSSGAKGASRSVPNGLSGTRAQQSSSTRSAAAAAPAPPPAPRPVPQAASLQAGLSEEQALQRALEMSLAESARSTQEALSPQEQEDLALAQALAASEEEFQRQQQLRQAREAKQSNCSLS; encoded by the exons ATGGAGTTCCCGGACCTGGGCGCGCATTGCTCCGAGAGGACCTGCAAGCGCCTGG ATTTCCTTCCCATGAAGTGCGATGCCTGCCAGGATATCTTCTGTAAGGACCACATCACTTATGTAAACCACAGGTGCACTTCAGCGTACAAAAAG GATGTCCAGGTCCCGGTCTGCCCCCTGTGCAACACCCCGATCCCAGTGAAGAGAGGAGAGATGCCGGATATTAAAGTGGGGGAGCACATCGACCGAGACTGTAAATCAGACCCAGctcagaggaagaggaag atttttacaAACAAGTGCTCGAAGGGAGGCTGCAAACAGAAAGAGATGATCAAGGTCACGTGTGACCAGTGCCACCTGAACTACTGTCTCAAGCACAGACACCCTCTGGACCACGAGTGCAAGACTGAGGGCGGCCCCCTCTCCAAGGCTGG ACACGCTGCCCTGATGAGAACCCGTGGGAGCGGCTCCAGCTCTGGTTCCAGCTCCTCGGGTGCCAAAGGCGCATCCAGGTCCGTCCCCAATGGGCTGAGCGGCACGAGAGCCCAGCAGAGCAG CTCTACCCGCAGCGCAGCCGCCGCGGCCCCCGCACCCCCTCCAGCCCCCCGGCCGGTCCCACAGGCGGCGTCTCTGCAGGCGGGTCTG AGCGAGGAGCAGGCCCTGCAGAGAGCCCTGGAGATGTCCCTGGCCGAGTCGGCGAGAAGCACACAGGAAGCGCTGAG TCCGCAGGAGCAGGAGGACCTGGCCTTGGCTCAGGCTCTGGCCGCCAGTGAGGAGGAGTTCCAGCGTCAGCAGCAGCTCAGACAG